The Abditibacteriaceae bacterium genome includes a region encoding these proteins:
- a CDS encoding DUF4149 domain-containing protein, with protein sequence MNSRIRAVARFAFLLGLVVWLGGLFFTAIGAPAMFKVSRELGPQMVGAALGRFTPISYICALLCLGGWLFDRTDFAHPAKSRAASGQWRLQGVCLAVMLVCAVYAGRAIMPEMQNMQPAVVASAAAGENNATRAQFDVLHKKYRAVTSTVVLLGLLSLGLFCARTARDENKSMVENDRT encoded by the coding sequence ATGAATTCTCGAATTCGCGCGGTTGCGCGCTTTGCCTTTTTGCTCGGCCTTGTGGTGTGGCTCGGCGGGCTTTTCTTTACCGCCATCGGCGCACCGGCGATGTTTAAAGTCTCACGCGAACTGGGGCCGCAAATGGTTGGCGCGGCACTCGGACGCTTCACGCCCATCAGTTACATTTGCGCGTTGTTGTGTCTCGGGGGTTGGCTTTTCGACCGCACCGATTTCGCGCATCCGGCGAAGTCGCGCGCTGCGTCCGGGCAATGGCGCTTGCAGGGCGTTTGTCTCGCCGTGATGCTGGTGTGTGCCGTTTATGCCGGACGCGCTATTATGCCCGAAATGCAGAATATGCAGCCCGCTGTTGTGGCGTCTGCCGCTGCAGGAGAGAACAACGCCACGCGCGCGCAGTTCGACGTGCTTCACAAAAAATATCGCGCTGTGACTTCAACTGTGGTTTTGCTCGGATTGCTTTCGCTCGGGTTATTCTGCGCTCGCACCGCACGCGATGAGAACAAAAGTATGGTTGAAAACGACCGTACCTAG
- a CDS encoding UDP-glucuronic acid decarboxylase family protein, whose product MRIVVTGGAGFIGSHLCDRCLAEGHEVVAVDNLVTGSEANLAHISSPRFSFLNQNISDGVWVDGAVDFVLHFASPASPVDYLELPIQTLKVGALGTHNALGLARAKGAGLLLASTSEIYGDPLVHPQTEDYWGNVNPIGPRGCYDEAKRFAEAIVMAYHRMHAIDTKIVRIFNTFGPRMRARDGRIVPNFLQQAMHNEPLTIYGDGSQTRSFCYVSDLVDGIYRLMMSAEHQPVNIGNPREHSVLEFAQLIKKLLNSESEIVFEPLPQDDPKQRKPDITRARAILGWEPQVTLEEGLEKTANTLRL is encoded by the coding sequence ATGCGAATCGTCGTGACGGGCGGAGCCGGTTTCATCGGCTCCCATTTATGCGACCGGTGTTTGGCCGAAGGTCATGAGGTCGTCGCCGTTGATAATTTAGTAACGGGCAGTGAAGCGAATCTCGCGCACATTTCGTCGCCGCGATTTTCGTTTTTGAACCAGAATATTTCCGATGGCGTTTGGGTTGATGGGGCCGTCGATTTTGTCTTACATTTTGCTTCGCCTGCAAGTCCGGTCGATTATCTCGAACTGCCGATTCAAACCCTCAAAGTCGGCGCTCTCGGGACGCACAACGCGCTCGGCCTCGCGCGAGCCAAAGGCGCCGGCCTTCTGCTCGCTTCGACTTCGGAGATCTACGGCGACCCGCTTGTGCATCCGCAAACCGAAGATTACTGGGGCAATGTGAACCCGATTGGCCCGCGCGGCTGCTACGACGAAGCCAAGCGTTTTGCCGAAGCGATTGTGATGGCGTATCACCGGATGCACGCCATCGACACCAAAATCGTGCGGATTTTTAATACCTTCGGCCCGCGAATGCGCGCCCGCGATGGTCGCATCGTTCCTAACTTCTTGCAGCAGGCGATGCACAACGAGCCGCTCACCATTTACGGCGATGGGTCGCAAACCCGTTCATTCTGCTACGTGTCTGATTTGGTCGATGGCATTTATCGCCTGATGATGTCTGCGGAACATCAGCCGGTTAACATCGGCAATCCGCGCGAACATTCGGTTCTGGAATTCGCGCAACTCATTAAAAAGCTGTTGAACAGCGAGTCGGAAATCGTCTTCGAGCCGTTGCCGCAAGATGACCCAAAGCAGCGCAAACCCGACATCACCCGCGCGCGCGCCATTTTGGGCTGGGAGCCGCAGGTTACGCTCGAAGAAGGTTTGGAGAAAACAGCGAACACTCTGCGTTTATAA